From the Pomacea canaliculata isolate SZHN2017 linkage group LG4, ASM307304v1, whole genome shotgun sequence genome, one window contains:
- the LOC112563046 gene encoding uncharacterized protein LOC112563046, translating into MYETQLLYSQGCLVYISQENHFISLRVFRLNYTKQLSCIAETKGLLHTSEHKWMLNSCANSVDCLTGDVVICLLASHLDDKGSFRLLNVRLDGCGVMDNRRLALHKPTVGRLEISSWAEFSSVPGDLDVHEHKIILVNGPCVLFLKSNRLTVVSRRLNESKITKQVQTIFDEDRMKTSNRLTSTILCVKSNEDWIVIILLIQRKCGQSRNMDSRANDTVQAIALERRGNDENFLVKTLPNKAFFPEEYAAKISAALIKSCQKSCEKDTVNEVHYKTDCVIGLIDGYVLLFHHGNMQACIMLQSTGQDCYYGLQHFSVERIWNMESASVLICHTSRKECFAVSSINHKVNQTWSKVKEVLIGDFLQHGGQQLLLLFDSWSLQQPDTEFLLTDLQGFVLDKRHHSLTVSKKSTSSIQQKCAFSALIEQNKTIVRLTAEEEQRLVTKEIFLQEFWKHLQTLSLCQKKASPELPHPEVPLIPLVGKKHIYGRHPSGLHNLQEDIEVTSVWHRVIDSACIVGVAIVNRSERMLWGLHLTLHTSSSVHQFQTALSSTSKTWHFCDRELSSSVKTCFDSGKSQHLEPRLLIQQVNSLLPGQAATITCTFLMPPLGLSGDMECLLYLHAYSPQSNGTTLYSHSPSEQANPKEECWDAIELQPSVSSNLCQPFWGKTSKLESGLQEERKMVCCGTLTLKAQDEMMKPMNLLQPTQGPAFRNGDFLAMAATQSSWSILVTFHLHDPSIINSCIERAGLEYQEQAGHYIFLQASASFLHLTRIAVTDIAWYPKKQASLLVFAKDSNQMLMLLQHLISHLPDDAVFSSQGSQNQRSHFECLIRTMSAELSLLKKHLQSLLPSHQLSSKAPQEKDNCAAKPGAFSSESETFTQVQKHYWQKQEYLLKESAVQSFFSIAEECQRETDKSMAKLCSKS; encoded by the exons atcattttatttctttgagaGTCTTTAGGTTGAACTATACGAAACAACTGAGCTGCATAGCAGAGACCAAGGGCTTATTACACACTTCAGAACACAAATGGATGCTGAATTCCTGTGCAAACTCTGTCGATTGTTTGACAGGCGATGTTGTCATATGTCTGTTAGCTTCTCACTTAGATGACAAGGGAAGTTTCAGACTATTGAATGTCAGACTAGACGGCTGCGGTGTGATGGACAACAGGCGACTTGCATTACATAAACCCACAGTTGGACGCTTGGAGATATCATCCTGGGCAGAATTCAGCAGTGTTCCGGGAGATCTTGATGTGCATgaacacaaaataattcttgttAATGGACCTTGTGTGCTTTTTCTCAAAAGTAATCGATTGACAGTTGTCTCGCGAAGattaaatgaaagtaaaattacaaaacaagtgcAGACAATTTTTGACGAAGACAGAATGAAGACCAGCAACAGATTGACATCTACAATCTTATGCGTGAAATCCAATGAGGATTGGATTGTCATAATTCTTTTAATCCAAAGAAAATGTGGACAGTCCAGGAATATGGATTCAAGGGCCAATGACACAGTACAGGCAATAGCTCTTGAAAGGCGGGGTAATGATGAAAACTTTTTGGTGAAGACTCTCCCAAACAAGGCTTTCTTCCCGGAAGAATATGCAGCCAAGATATCTGCAGCCTTAATAAAATCCTGCCAGAAGAGTTGTGAAAAGGATACAGTCAATGAAGTTCATTATAAAACTGACTGTGTGATAGGTTTGATTGATGGCTATGTCCTACTTTTTCACCATGGAAACATGCAAGCATGCATCATGTTGCAGTCCACAGGCCAAGACTGTTACTATGGGTTGCAGCATTTTTCGGTAGAGCGAATTTGGAACATGGAAAGTGCAAGTGTTCTTATCTGCCACACAAGCAGAAAGGAATGCTTTGCTGTCAGCAGTATAAACCACAAG GTAAACCAAACCTGGTCAAAAGTCAAAGAAGTCCTCATAGGAGATTTCTTGCAGCATGGAGGGCAACAGCTCTTATTGTTGTTTGATAGCTGGTCTTTACAGCAGCCAGACACAGAATTTCTCCTAACAGACCTGCAAGGCTTTGTGCTGGACAAGCGGCACCATTCTTTGacagtttcaaagaaaagcACAAGTTCCATTCAGCAAAAGTGCGCCTTCTCGGCCCtcatagaacaaaataaa ACTATTGTGAGGCTTACTGCTGAAGAGGAACAGAGACTTGTTACAAAAGAGATCTTCCTGCAAGAGTTTTGGAAACATCTCCAGACTCTCAGTCTCTGTCAGAAAAAGGCTTCACCAGAATTACCTCATCCAGAG GTCCCTTTGATCCCACTGGTTGGAAAGAAACATATTTATGGGAGACATCCTTCTGGGCTGCACAATCTACAGGAAGATATTGAGGTGACCTCTGTGTGGCACAGGGTCATTGATAGTGCGTGTATTGTTGGTGTCGCCATAGTCAACAGATCTGaacg AATGCTTTGGGGTTTGCACCTAACCCTCCACACTTCATCATCAGTGCATCAGTTCCAAACTGCACTGTCATCTACTTCCAAGACGTGGCACTTTTGTGATAGAGAGTTGTCATCCTCTGTCAAGACCTGCTTTGACTCTGGCAAGAGTCAGCATCTGGAACCCAGGCTGCTGATACAGCAGGTAAACAGCCTACTGCCAGGACAGGCTGCCACCATTACCTGCACGTTTCTAATGCCACCTCTTGGTCTGTCTGGTGACATGGAGTGTCTGCTGTATCTGCATGCTTACTCTCCACAGTCTAATGGCACTACGCTTTACAGCCATAGTCCATCAGAACAAGCAAATCCCAAGGAGGAATGTTGGGATGCCATAGAGCTGCAGCCCTCTGTATCATCAAACCTTTGTCAGCCTTTTTGGGGTAAAACCAGCAAGTTGGAATCTGGGCTTCAGGAGGAAAGGAAGATGGTGTGTTGTGGTACTCTGACCCTGAAGGCACAGGATGAAATGATGAAACCCATGAATTTATTGCAGCCCACGCAGGGACCAGCGTTTAGAAATG GTGACTTCCTTGCCATGGCAGCAACTCAAAGTAGCTGGAGCATTTTGGTGACCTTTCACCTACATGACCCCAGCATCATCAACAGCTGTATTGAAAGAGCTGGGCTGGAATACCAAGAACAGGCGGGCCATTACATCTTTCTCCAAGCATCTGCATCTTTTCTTCACTTGACTCGTATAGCAGTCACAGACATTGCATGGTACCCCAAGAAACAAGCATCACTGCTTGTCTTTGCAAA GGATTCCAACCAGATGCTCATGCTGCTACAACATCTCATCAGCCACCTTCCTGATGATGCTGTCTTCAGTTCCCAAGGATCTCAAAACCAAAGATCTCATTTTGAATGTTTGATCAGGACTATGTCTGCTGAGTTAAGTCTACTCAAGAAGCACTTGCAATCTTTGTTGCCATCCCACCAGCTGTCGTCAAAAGCACCACAAGAGAAAGACAACTGTGCTGCAAAGCCAGGTGCTTTTTCCTCAGAATCAGAGACATTTACTCAAGTGCAAAAGCACTATTGGCAAAAGCAGGAATACCTACTCAAGGAGTCTGCTGTTCAAAGTTTCTTCAGCATTGCAGAAGAATgtcaaagagagacagacaaatcaATGGCTAAATTATGTTCTAAATCTTGA